One Mycolicibacterium goodii genomic region harbors:
- a CDS encoding alpha/beta hydrolase fold domain-containing protein, whose protein sequence is MRFPAIVGRTSEVTIPSRHGPVDATLYHPPTTPKGVYVNIHGGGFVVGHREQDDPWCRYLAQHAGVVVVNTDYVLAPGHRFPAAPQQVHDIVRWAAGADRDWAGAKVCVGGQSAGGSLAAAASRLALENGDPAIALQVLHYAPLDLVTPTREKSSALGARAVLKPWMGEVFDTAYVPDPAQRRDRLASPAWGPNATDIAGIAPAVVVTAEYDRLRDEARRYADALAAVGALVEYYEVAGVDHGYNIMSDAADITLEAYARITEHVVRAIGDAPRHIGERDRVIPS, encoded by the coding sequence GTGCGCTTCCCGGCCATCGTCGGCCGCACGTCTGAGGTGACGATCCCCAGCCGCCACGGTCCGGTCGACGCGACGCTCTACCACCCGCCGACGACGCCCAAGGGCGTGTACGTCAACATCCACGGCGGCGGCTTCGTGGTCGGGCATCGGGAGCAGGACGATCCTTGGTGCCGCTACCTGGCGCAGCACGCCGGTGTCGTGGTCGTCAACACCGACTACGTGCTGGCTCCGGGGCATCGTTTTCCCGCTGCGCCGCAACAGGTTCACGACATCGTTCGCTGGGCCGCCGGTGCCGACCGGGATTGGGCCGGTGCGAAGGTGTGCGTGGGCGGGCAGAGCGCCGGAGGTAGTCTCGCCGCGGCGGCCTCGCGGTTGGCGCTGGAAAACGGTGATCCCGCAATCGCTTTGCAGGTACTGCACTATGCGCCGCTCGATCTGGTGACGCCGACCCGCGAGAAGTCGTCGGCGCTTGGCGCGAGGGCGGTGCTCAAGCCGTGGATGGGCGAGGTGTTCGACACCGCTTACGTTCCCGACCCGGCCCAGCGGCGCGACCGGTTGGCGTCGCCGGCGTGGGGTCCCAACGCGACCGACATCGCCGGCATCGCGCCCGCGGTGGTGGTGACCGCCGAATACGACCGCCTGCGCGACGAAGCCCGCAGGTACGCGGATGCACTGGCGGCCGTCGGAGCGCTTGTCGAGTACTACGAGGTGGCCGGCGTCGACCACGGGTACAACATCATGAGCGACGCGGCCGATATCACGCTCGAGGCCTACGCGCGCATCACCGAGCATGTGGTCCGCGCGATCGGCGACGCTCCCCGTCACATCGGCGAACGCGACCGGGTCATACCGAGTTGA
- a CDS encoding serine hydrolase domain-containing protein, giving the protein MRAARTLASLLLAALTLTAAPTVAAQPPELAVALDRVIEARLAQMGAPGAIVSLSIPDEIDYTKAFGVGDAATGVPMLVDDHHRIGSVTKTFTGTAILQLVEQGRIRLSDPVSRYVEGVPSGDEITLDMLGRMRSGLADYTETGDFIERLYRESPTGPDAFAVTPRELVESAFTQPLKFTPGSRYEYSNTNTVLLGMVVEKVSGIPLGQYLQDNIFGPLSLDHTFYPVNGWLPGPFGHGYNKAPNDAIVDTALWNPSWADAAGKVVSNVHDMRTWAQALGSGALLRPETQAERIGDGWSVVPGVDYSFGIFNVHGWRGHNGDIPGYATVAVYLPERGATLVVFVNSDVPEPHSAGQIAYAVTELVTPDNVYELGPQPPQLLEPSDG; this is encoded by the coding sequence ATGCGAGCCGCACGTACACTCGCCTCGTTGCTTCTCGCGGCGCTGACGCTCACCGCCGCACCAACCGTCGCCGCGCAGCCGCCCGAGCTGGCTGTCGCACTGGACCGTGTGATCGAGGCGCGGCTCGCGCAGATGGGTGCTCCCGGTGCGATCGTGAGCCTGTCGATACCTGACGAGATCGATTACACGAAAGCGTTCGGGGTTGGTGATGCCGCGACGGGCGTGCCCATGCTGGTGGACGATCACCACCGAATCGGCAGCGTCACAAAGACCTTCACTGGAACCGCGATCCTGCAGCTCGTCGAGCAGGGACGAATTCGGTTGAGCGATCCGGTCTCTCGGTATGTCGAGGGAGTTCCGTCCGGTGATGAGATCACACTCGACATGCTCGGCCGGATGCGGAGCGGGCTGGCCGATTACACGGAGACCGGTGATTTCATCGAACGGCTGTACCGGGAATCCCCGACTGGACCCGACGCATTCGCCGTGACGCCGCGTGAGCTGGTCGAGTCCGCGTTCACACAACCACTGAAGTTCACACCAGGAAGCCGCTACGAGTACTCCAACACCAACACCGTGCTGCTCGGCATGGTGGTCGAGAAGGTGTCCGGCATCCCGCTCGGACAGTACCTGCAGGACAATATCTTCGGTCCGTTGAGTTTGGATCACACTTTTTATCCCGTCAACGGTTGGCTGCCAGGCCCCTTCGGGCACGGGTACAACAAGGCGCCGAACGACGCGATCGTCGACACCGCTTTGTGGAACCCCTCATGGGCCGACGCGGCGGGGAAAGTCGTCTCGAACGTGCACGACATGCGTACGTGGGCGCAGGCACTGGGCAGCGGCGCTTTACTGCGGCCGGAGACACAGGCCGAGCGGATCGGCGACGGATGGTCGGTGGTGCCTGGAGTCGACTACTCGTTCGGGATCTTCAATGTTCACGGCTGGCGCGGGCACAATGGCGACATCCCGGGCTACGCGACGGTCGCGGTCTACCTTCCGGAGCGAGGCGCCACGCTGGTCGTATTCGTCAACTCCGATGTCCCCGAGCCTCATTCAGCAGGGCAGATCGCTTATGCCGTGACCGAGCTCGTGACACCCGACAACGTCTATGAGCTCGGCCCGCAACCGCCGCAGCTGCTCGAACCGTCCGACGGCTGA
- a CDS encoding SDR family NAD(P)-dependent oxidoreductase, with amino-acid sequence MSKVILISGASRGLGRAITEAALAAGHCVVAGVRSATALSDLTSREPDRLAVIELDVTNDEQARAAVATAVERFGRLDVLVNNAGYANMSAIEDVDIDDFRAQIETNFFGVVRLTRAALPVMRGQRAGHIVQISSVGGRLVRPGLAAYQSAKWAVTGFSGVLAEEVAPLGIKVTVLEPGGMRTDWAGSSMRIAPVRDEYAATVGAAASLSNPNVLGASDPAKVAGLLLEVIGMAEPPSRLLVGPDAYRYATAAGRDLLAADERWQALSVSTAADDVSPTQLDPLGLSSR; translated from the coding sequence ATGTCGAAAGTCATTCTGATATCGGGCGCTTCGCGCGGCTTGGGTCGGGCCATCACCGAAGCCGCCCTCGCCGCGGGCCACTGCGTGGTCGCCGGGGTCCGGTCGGCCACGGCGCTGAGCGACCTCACGTCCCGCGAACCCGACCGGCTCGCCGTCATCGAACTCGACGTGACCAACGACGAGCAGGCTCGAGCCGCGGTCGCCACCGCCGTCGAGCGCTTCGGCCGACTCGACGTTCTGGTCAACAACGCCGGCTACGCCAATATGAGCGCGATCGAGGACGTCGACATCGACGACTTCCGCGCGCAAATCGAGACGAACTTCTTTGGCGTGGTGCGTCTGACCCGGGCAGCGTTGCCGGTGATGCGCGGTCAGCGCGCCGGCCACATCGTCCAGATTTCCTCCGTCGGCGGGCGGCTCGTCCGTCCAGGCCTCGCCGCCTACCAGTCGGCCAAATGGGCGGTGACGGGATTCTCCGGCGTGCTCGCCGAGGAGGTCGCTCCGCTGGGTATCAAGGTGACGGTGCTGGAACCCGGCGGCATGCGCACCGACTGGGCAGGCTCGTCCATGCGGATCGCCCCGGTGCGCGACGAGTACGCGGCGACCGTCGGGGCCGCCGCGTCGCTCAGCAACCCGAACGTGCTGGGCGCCAGTGACCCGGCGAAAGTGGCCGGCCTCCTGTTGGAGGTGATCGGGATGGCGGAGCCGCCGTCGCGACTTCTCGTCGGTCCAGACGCCTACCGGTACGCCACCGCGGCGGGGCGTGACCTGCTCGCGGCCGACGAGAGGTGGCAAGCTCTCAGTGTGTCCACCGCTGCCGACGACGTCTCGCCAACTCAACTCGATCCACTCGGATTGTCCTCCCGATGA
- a CDS encoding alpha/beta hydrolase, which translates to MNVSRRDLGRFATLAAGAVTLAACASSQEDSGAPPAPTHAMNPVKQIDAGDLSIGYTEAGPADGRPVVLLHGWPYDIHSYADVSALLAERGYRVIVPYLRGFGTTRFMSADTFRNGQQAALGRDVVALMDALDIPQAIVGGYDWGGRSANVVAALWPRRCAGLVAVSGYIVVNLAANRKPLPPAAEHGWWYQYYFATPRGELGYREHTKEFNRLIWTEASPLWKFDDATYDLSASAFDNPDHVDIVVHNYRWRLSLAPGEPRYDADEKRLAAKPPITVPTITIGSDFDGAAKDGSSYRSLYTGPYEHRILNGIGHNVPQEAPDAFVTAVVDVDRQRAK; encoded by the coding sequence ATGAACGTCAGCCGTCGCGACCTGGGGCGATTCGCAACGCTTGCGGCCGGCGCCGTGACGCTGGCCGCATGCGCTTCGTCGCAGGAAGACAGTGGTGCTCCGCCGGCGCCCACGCACGCCATGAATCCTGTCAAGCAGATCGATGCGGGGGATCTCAGCATCGGCTACACCGAAGCGGGACCGGCGGACGGCCGACCGGTCGTCCTACTGCACGGGTGGCCCTACGACATCCACAGCTACGCCGACGTATCGGCGCTGCTCGCCGAGCGCGGATACCGGGTCATCGTTCCGTACCTGCGGGGGTTCGGCACCACCCGGTTCATGTCCGCCGACACGTTCCGCAATGGGCAGCAGGCCGCGCTCGGACGCGACGTCGTCGCGCTGATGGATGCGCTCGACATCCCGCAAGCCATCGTGGGCGGCTATGACTGGGGTGGACGCTCGGCCAATGTCGTCGCGGCGTTGTGGCCGCGACGGTGCGCGGGGCTGGTCGCTGTCAGCGGCTACATCGTCGTCAACTTGGCCGCCAATCGGAAGCCGTTGCCACCTGCGGCCGAACACGGTTGGTGGTACCAGTACTACTTCGCCACTCCGCGCGGGGAACTGGGTTACCGCGAGCACACCAAGGAGTTCAACCGTCTCATCTGGACCGAAGCGTCCCCGCTGTGGAAGTTCGACGATGCCACCTACGACCTCTCGGCGTCGGCGTTCGACAATCCCGACCACGTCGACATCGTGGTACACAACTACCGGTGGCGGCTGAGCCTCGCACCGGGTGAGCCGCGTTATGACGCCGACGAAAAGCGCCTCGCCGCGAAGCCGCCCATCACCGTCCCGACGATCACCATCGGCAGCGACTTCGACGGAGCCGCCAAGGATGGCAGCTCCTACCGCTCGCTCTACACCGGCCCCTACGAGCACCGCATCCTGAATGGGATTGGGCACAATGTGCCGCAGGAAGCACCGGATGCGTTCGTCACCGCTGTCGTAGACGTCGATCGTCAGCGCGCGAAGTGA
- a CDS encoding GMC family oxidoreductase, giving the protein MSPVAEFDFIIVGAGSAGCLLANRLSANPDHRVLLIEAGGEDNWFWIKVPVGYLYTIANPRTDWCFTTEPDPGLAGRSIIYARGRVIGGCSSINAMIHMRGQASDYELWAQATGDERWLWGGPDRPGQTLAIYKQLEDYFGGADEWHGVGGEIRVERPRVRWKILDAWQTAAAQLGIEPIDEFNRGDNSGSAYFHVNQRRGRRWSMADAFLHPVTHRPNLTVYTRTRALRLLMDDQVRDDLRRGAWTTAQHRVTGVRLLKDDQIIDVRARREVILSSGAIGSPHLMQVSGLGPARLLTRHHVPVAVDLPGVGENLQDHLQLRTVYRIRGARTVNTLYRNWITRAGMGIQYLLLRSGPMTMPPSTLGAFAKSDPALASPDLEWHVQPLSLPKFGEPLHPFGAITPSVCNLRPTSRGHVRMAGADPLTDPKISCNYLSMDADREIAVRGLRMTRKIMAAPALARYCPEEMLPGPQLVSDEDLQKAACELGTTIFHPVGTCAMGAFDAHGLPRSAATVLDTDFRVFRVAGLRVADASAMPRITSGNTNAPVMLLAERAARAILE; this is encoded by the coding sequence ATGAGCCCTGTGGCCGAGTTCGACTTCATCATCGTGGGAGCAGGCAGTGCGGGCTGCCTGCTCGCCAATCGGCTCAGCGCCAACCCCGATCACCGTGTGCTCTTGATCGAGGCCGGCGGAGAGGACAACTGGTTCTGGATCAAGGTGCCGGTGGGCTATCTCTACACCATTGCCAACCCCCGCACCGACTGGTGCTTCACGACTGAGCCCGATCCCGGTCTGGCTGGGCGCAGCATCATCTACGCGCGGGGCCGCGTGATCGGCGGCTGCTCGTCGATCAACGCCATGATCCACATGCGCGGCCAGGCCAGCGATTACGAACTGTGGGCGCAAGCTACCGGAGACGAACGATGGCTTTGGGGCGGCCCAGACCGTCCAGGCCAGACACTGGCCATATACAAGCAGCTGGAAGACTACTTCGGCGGCGCCGACGAGTGGCACGGCGTCGGCGGTGAGATCCGAGTCGAGCGGCCGCGGGTGCGTTGGAAGATTCTGGACGCCTGGCAGACCGCCGCCGCCCAGTTGGGCATCGAGCCGATCGATGAGTTCAATCGGGGCGACAACTCCGGCAGCGCGTATTTTCATGTCAATCAACGGCGCGGCAGGCGCTGGTCGATGGCTGATGCGTTCCTGCACCCGGTAACTCACCGGCCCAACCTCACCGTCTACACACGAACCCGAGCATTACGACTGTTGATGGACGATCAGGTCCGCGATGATCTTCGTCGCGGGGCGTGGACCACGGCGCAACACCGCGTGACCGGCGTGCGTCTGCTCAAAGACGATCAGATCATCGACGTTCGAGCCCGCCGGGAGGTCATCTTGAGTTCCGGAGCCATCGGCTCGCCGCATCTGATGCAGGTCTCGGGTCTGGGACCGGCCCGGCTGCTCACCCGGCATCACGTGCCGGTGGCCGTCGATCTGCCCGGAGTCGGTGAAAATCTCCAGGATCATCTACAGCTTCGAACGGTCTACCGGATCCGCGGCGCGCGAACCGTCAACACCCTCTACCGAAATTGGATCACCCGCGCAGGCATGGGAATTCAGTACCTGCTGCTGCGATCAGGCCCCATGACGATGCCGCCGTCCACGCTGGGGGCTTTCGCCAAAAGTGACCCCGCGCTGGCCAGCCCTGATCTGGAGTGGCATGTGCAGCCCTTGTCCCTACCGAAGTTCGGCGAACCGCTGCATCCCTTCGGAGCCATCACTCCCTCGGTCTGCAACCTGAGACCCACCTCGCGGGGTCATGTGCGCATGGCCGGCGCGGATCCGCTGACCGACCCGAAGATCTCATGCAACTACCTGTCCATGGACGCCGATCGTGAAATCGCGGTGCGCGGCCTCCGAATGACCCGGAAAATCATGGCGGCGCCGGCCCTGGCGCGCTACTGCCCGGAGGAGATGCTTCCCGGCCCGCAACTGGTGAGTGACGAAGACCTGCAGAAGGCTGCTTGTGAACTGGGTACCACCATCTTCCACCCGGTGGGCACCTGCGCGATGGGGGCCTTTGACGCGCACGGCCTGCCGCGGTCGGCCGCGACCGTCCTCGACACGGACTTCCGCGTATTTCGCGTCGCCGGTCTTCGAGTGGCTGATGCTTCGGCGATGCCGAGGATCACGTCCGGGAACACCAACGCGCCGGTCATGCTGCTCGCAGAGCGCGCAGCTCGGGCGATCCTGGAATGA
- a CDS encoding TetR/AcrR family transcriptional regulator, with translation MTSDRPRSRNAAATREAILQSAIRHFARAGYDGVGVREIAADAGVTAMLVNRYFGSKEQLFAEAVETSFATPVFIIEDSDDLAHDIAAAMAAHSAPGVESVAAFLIMLRSVSNPAAVRIVRGGLARHAGRRLSGQLTEPGRQLRSDVALAVMSGVLLMRQVIGTRALTRSSAHQLETILESIFTAIFDTPLD, from the coding sequence ATGACTTCTGACCGCCCTCGGTCGCGCAACGCGGCCGCCACTCGTGAGGCCATCCTGCAGTCGGCGATTCGGCATTTCGCGCGTGCCGGATACGACGGCGTCGGGGTCAGGGAGATCGCCGCGGACGCGGGGGTCACCGCCATGCTGGTGAACCGGTATTTCGGCTCCAAAGAGCAACTTTTCGCCGAAGCCGTCGAAACGTCCTTCGCGACGCCGGTGTTCATCATCGAAGATTCTGACGACTTGGCGCACGATATCGCCGCAGCGATGGCCGCACACAGCGCCCCGGGTGTCGAATCGGTCGCAGCCTTCCTGATCATGCTGCGCTCGGTGTCGAATCCGGCCGCGGTGCGCATCGTGCGAGGAGGCCTCGCGCGTCATGCCGGCCGGCGACTGTCCGGTCAACTGACGGAACCGGGTCGCCAACTGCGCAGCGATGTCGCACTGGCAGTGATGAGCGGCGTGCTGCTGATGCGTCAGGTGATCGGCACGCGGGCGCTGACCAGAAGCAGCGCCCACCAGCTCGAGACGATTCTCGAATCGATCTTCACGGCGATTTTCGACACGCCGCTCGACTGA